From a region of the Thermococcus sp. 21S7 genome:
- the ribH gene encoding 6,7-dimethyl-8-ribityllumazine synthase, which translates to MEVRVVEGDFTGKDVRMGVVVARFNDLLTDELLSGALDCFERHGVEKVDVVKVPGSFEIPFVAKKMAESGKYDAVLALGAVVRGETKHFDLVANEVAKGVANASLQTGVPVIFGVITVEDELQGLNRAGIKSNKGFEYAMAALEMADLMKKLKG; encoded by the coding sequence ATGGAGGTTCGCGTCGTTGAGGGCGACTTCACGGGTAAGGACGTGAGGATGGGAGTAGTCGTGGCGAGGTTCAACGACCTCCTCACGGACGAGCTCCTGAGCGGTGCTTTGGACTGCTTCGAGAGGCACGGCGTTGAGAAGGTTGACGTGGTTAAAGTACCTGGCTCCTTCGAGATTCCGTTCGTGGCGAAGAAGATGGCGGAGAGCGGGAAGTACGACGCTGTTTTGGCCCTCGGCGCTGTGGTTAGAGGAGAAACCAAGCACTTCGATCTCGTTGCAAACGAAGTTGCCAAGGGGGTTGCAAACGCTTCGCTCCAGACGGGCGTCCCTGTTATTTTTGGCGTGATAACAGTTGAGGATGAGCTTCAGGGCCTCAACAGGGCGGGAATAAAGAGCAACAAGGGCTTCGAGTACGCGATGGCAGCTCTTGAGATGGCCGACCTGATGAAAAAGCTCAAGGGCTGA
- a CDS encoding bifunctional 3,4-dihydroxy-2-butanone-4-phosphate synthase/GTP cyclohydrolase II, translated as MNWGEIRKAVLDGKPIVLIDDEREFEADLVFPAEIASSEVVSFMLSAKGLLCLTMDMDRALERGFFPLPSKEGETNFLIPVDYGETFTGITAEERALTAKKLAEGLGIEAFRYPGHLQVLGGVGFSRRKGHTEGSLELMEMLGFRRYALIIEILNDEGDSHDREFTLAFAEEHGLPVVTMDELWKEFVRRKQLIRVYASARLPTRYGDFRIVSFDNELDFKEHVAIVKEPYGDVPLVRVHSKCLTGDALASLKCDCGSQLANALRMIAQEGGILLYMDQEGRGIGLKEKIKAYELQEEGLDTVEANEALGYGTDERTYEAAVQMLRALGVSRIRLITNNPRKAEALEELGMEVVGMVPAPGEVTEHNRLYLKVKVEKLGHRIPFEV; from the coding sequence ATGAACTGGGGGGAGATTAGGAAAGCTGTGCTCGATGGGAAGCCCATCGTCCTGATAGATGATGAGAGGGAGTTCGAGGCAGACCTCGTCTTTCCGGCGGAGATTGCCTCGTCTGAGGTCGTCAGCTTCATGCTCTCGGCCAAGGGGCTGCTATGCCTCACGATGGACATGGACCGGGCCCTGGAAAGGGGGTTCTTCCCTCTCCCGAGCAAGGAGGGTGAGACCAACTTCCTGATTCCGGTCGATTATGGGGAGACGTTCACGGGCATAACGGCAGAGGAGAGGGCTTTAACAGCTAAAAAGCTCGCCGAGGGGCTGGGCATCGAGGCCTTCCGCTATCCCGGGCACCTCCAGGTGCTAGGTGGTGTTGGTTTTAGCAGGAGAAAGGGCCACACCGAAGGCTCGCTGGAGCTTATGGAGATGCTGGGCTTCAGGCGCTACGCCCTCATTATCGAGATACTGAACGATGAAGGCGACTCCCACGACAGAGAGTTCACTCTGGCATTCGCCGAGGAGCACGGCCTGCCCGTTGTTACGATGGATGAGCTCTGGAAGGAGTTCGTGAGGAGGAAGCAGCTGATAAGGGTCTACGCCAGCGCTAGGCTCCCGACGCGCTACGGGGACTTCAGGATAGTGAGCTTCGACAACGAGCTGGACTTTAAAGAGCATGTTGCCATAGTTAAAGAGCCCTACGGCGACGTTCCGCTCGTCAGGGTGCACTCCAAGTGCCTCACAGGAGACGCATTGGCATCCCTCAAGTGCGACTGCGGGAGCCAGCTGGCCAACGCCCTCAGGATGATAGCGCAGGAGGGAGGAATACTCCTCTACATGGACCAGGAGGGGCGAGGCATAGGGCTGAAGGAGAAGATAAAGGCCTACGAGCTTCAAGAGGAGGGATTGGATACGGTTGAGGCAAACGAGGCCCTGGGATACGGGACGGACGAGAGAACCTACGAGGCGGCCGTCCAGATGCTCCGCGCCCTCGGCGTTTCAAGGATTAGGCTCATCACCAACAACCCGCGGAAGGCAGAGGCTCTGGAGGAGCTTGGAATGGAGGTCGTCGGGATGGTCCCTGCTCCGGGAGAAGTTACCGAGCACAACAGGCTTTATCTGAAGGTGAAAGTCGAGAAGCTCGGCCACAGGATTCCCTTCGAAGTCTAA
- a CDS encoding riboflavin synthase, producing MFSGIVEGTGRAHYSAGKLYVELPFDVKPGDSVAVNGACLTVVEFDGKTAVFDVGEETLRRTNLREARLVNLERALKLGNRLDGHIVTGHVDGTVRFIASRRSGNTTWMVFDMPAERWGIAEKGSIALNGVSLTVARVEASRFWVQVIPYTLKNTNLGILRPGERVNYEIDVLARYVKRIMEAGI from the coding sequence ATGTTCAGTGGAATCGTTGAGGGGACCGGAAGGGCCCACTACTCAGCAGGAAAGCTGTACGTCGAGCTCCCTTTTGATGTCAAACCGGGCGACAGCGTCGCGGTGAACGGGGCCTGTCTAACGGTCGTTGAATTCGATGGAAAAACCGCCGTTTTCGACGTCGGCGAGGAGACGCTGAGGAGAACCAACCTGCGCGAGGCCAGACTGGTGAATCTCGAAAGGGCTTTGAAGCTCGGCAACCGTCTGGACGGCCACATAGTTACAGGCCACGTTGACGGGACGGTTCGCTTTATAGCCTCGCGGAGGAGCGGGAACACGACGTGGATGGTCTTTGACATGCCTGCCGAGAGGTGGGGAATAGCTGAGAAGGGCTCCATAGCCCTAAACGGAGTTTCCCTCACCGTTGCGAGGGTAGAAGCCAGCCGCTTTTGGGTTCAGGTAATTCCGTACACACTCAAAAACACCAACCTCGGCATTCTCCGTCCGGGGGAGAGGGTGAACTACGAGATTGACGTTCTGGCCAGATACGTAAAGCGCATCATGGAGGCGGGGATATGA
- the ribD gene encoding bifunctional diaminohydroxyphosphoribosylaminopyrimidine deaminase/5-amino-6-(5-phosphoribosylamino)uracil reductase RibD, translating to MREEDVRFMRIALGLARRGAGLVNPNPMVGAVVVKDGEVIGVGWHQRFGGKHAEVNAIEDARRKGHDVKGATMYVTLEPCSHWGKQPPCADRIIKEGLERVVVAMVDPNPVVSGRGIEKLRSAGIEVEVGVLEEEARKLNEVFIKYVTTGMPFVSIKLALTLDGFIATETGSSQWITGEAARARVQELRKMHMAIMVGSGTVLRDNPRLNCRLDNCPERVKVVLDRSGRVAEEVRRGRRFNLFNDGRAIFFTERPGLFEGVGEAYPIIEPGRILRKLGELGIDSVLIEGGRIACEFLAFADKFYLFYGPKLFGRGIKPFECLKVEDANKAPPLRVESIERIGESFLVTAYPGGRDVQWNR from the coding sequence ATGAGGGAGGAAGACGTGCGCTTTATGAGAATCGCCCTCGGGCTGGCGAGGCGCGGCGCCGGGTTGGTGAACCCTAATCCAATGGTTGGGGCGGTCGTGGTCAAAGATGGTGAGGTAATCGGCGTCGGCTGGCATCAACGGTTCGGAGGAAAGCACGCGGAGGTAAACGCTATCGAGGACGCCAGGAGAAAGGGACACGACGTTAAGGGGGCGACCATGTACGTGACTCTCGAACCGTGCTCCCACTGGGGCAAACAGCCGCCCTGCGCGGACAGGATTATCAAGGAGGGCCTTGAGCGCGTCGTCGTCGCGATGGTAGACCCAAACCCGGTCGTCTCCGGGAGAGGGATTGAGAAGCTGAGGAGTGCAGGAATAGAGGTTGAGGTCGGCGTTCTTGAGGAGGAGGCGAGAAAGCTCAACGAGGTTTTCATCAAGTACGTGACCACCGGAATGCCATTCGTTTCCATCAAGCTTGCCCTGACCCTTGACGGCTTCATCGCGACCGAAACCGGTTCCTCCCAGTGGATAACCGGCGAGGCGGCGAGGGCAAGGGTTCAGGAGCTTAGAAAGATGCACATGGCAATTATGGTTGGCTCTGGAACTGTTCTCAGGGACAATCCGAGGCTCAACTGCCGGCTCGATAACTGTCCGGAGAGGGTTAAGGTAGTCCTCGACCGCTCGGGCAGGGTGGCGGAGGAAGTACGGAGGGGAAGGAGGTTCAACCTGTTCAATGATGGAAGGGCCATCTTCTTCACCGAAAGACCGGGGCTCTTCGAGGGCGTAGGTGAGGCCTACCCGATAATCGAGCCCGGGAGGATACTCCGGAAGCTTGGGGAGCTCGGAATTGACAGTGTCCTCATCGAGGGCGGGAGGATTGCCTGTGAATTCCTAGCTTTTGCGGACAAGTTCTACCTCTTCTACGGCCCCAAGCTCTTTGGGAGGGGAATAAAGCCCTTTGAATGCCTGAAAGTCGAGGACGCCAACAAGGCACCTCCCCTGAGGGTTGAATCAATTGAGAGGATTGGTGAGAGCTTCCTCGTAACAGCTTACCCCGGTGGTAGAGATGTTCAGTGGAATCGTTGA
- a CDS encoding prolyl oligopeptidase family serine peptidase: MDDPYIWMENLQDERVLEMVERENERFREFIGELSDELFPEVWEYYSMPTLYGAKLTEKGVIAMFKEKDRQIIRWLGGDVIVDSKALEEELGDEVLLQGFTADGKGRFLAYGFSIGGADEGITRIIDLKTGKLIDEMKPSVWNVTFLGDGYYFSRFYRHGETPDGVKAPAVRLFWKDGSGERMVFGEGLGSGYFISLRKSADGETAMVTVTFGWNSAEIHVGPIAEPERWEKAYSAEVPAEPIDVIDGKLYVLTREGRGLGKVVAVKDGEVTEVIPEGEFPLEWAVIVDGKILAGRLVHASYHLEVYSLDGEKLDEMAFDLPGSAHPLDTDGKKALLRYESFTVPYRLYEFDGELNLIEGQEVEGNFKVEEDFAVSKDGTRVHYFLVKGERNEKKAWVFGYGGFNIALTPRFFPQAIPFIKRGGTFAMANLRGGSEYGEEWHRAGMRENKQNVFDDFIAVLGKLKAEGYRVAAWGRSNGGLLVSTTLTQRQDVMDAALIGYPVIDMMRFHKLYIGSVWVPEYGNPDDPKDREFLLRYSPYHNVKPAKYPSTLIYTGLHDDRVHPAHALKFFKLLKEVGAPVYLRVETKSGHMGASPETRARELTDLLAFVVKTLS, encoded by the coding sequence ATGGATGACCCGTACATCTGGATGGAGAACCTGCAGGACGAGCGTGTTCTTGAGATGGTCGAAAGGGAGAACGAGCGCTTTAGGGAGTTCATTGGAGAGCTGAGCGACGAACTGTTTCCGGAGGTCTGGGAGTACTACTCGATGCCAACCCTCTACGGCGCGAAGCTCACCGAAAAGGGCGTAATAGCGATGTTCAAGGAGAAAGACAGACAGATAATCAGATGGCTCGGTGGGGATGTCATAGTTGATTCCAAAGCCCTTGAGGAGGAGCTTGGCGACGAGGTTCTGCTCCAGGGCTTCACCGCCGACGGGAAGGGAAGGTTCCTCGCCTACGGCTTCTCGATAGGCGGCGCCGACGAGGGGATAACCCGAATCATAGACCTCAAAACCGGAAAGCTCATCGACGAGATGAAGCCCTCGGTCTGGAACGTGACCTTCCTTGGGGACGGCTACTACTTCTCCCGCTTCTACCGGCACGGTGAAACGCCCGACGGGGTTAAGGCTCCAGCGGTGAGGCTCTTCTGGAAGGACGGCAGTGGGGAGAGGATGGTCTTCGGCGAGGGGCTCGGCTCCGGCTACTTCATCTCGCTGAGGAAGAGCGCCGACGGGGAAACGGCGATGGTGACCGTCACCTTCGGCTGGAACAGCGCGGAAATCCACGTTGGGCCAATAGCTGAGCCGGAGAGGTGGGAGAAGGCCTATTCGGCAGAAGTGCCAGCCGAGCCGATCGATGTAATCGACGGAAAGCTCTACGTCCTCACGAGGGAAGGGAGGGGCCTCGGAAAGGTCGTGGCAGTTAAAGACGGCGAAGTTACCGAGGTTATCCCAGAAGGCGAATTCCCGCTGGAGTGGGCGGTCATCGTGGACGGAAAAATACTCGCCGGCAGGCTTGTCCACGCGAGCTACCACCTTGAGGTCTACTCCCTGGACGGTGAAAAGCTTGACGAGATGGCCTTCGACCTTCCGGGAAGTGCCCATCCCCTCGACACCGACGGGAAGAAGGCTTTACTCCGCTACGAGAGCTTCACGGTTCCGTACAGGCTCTACGAGTTCGATGGAGAGCTTAATCTCATAGAGGGGCAAGAAGTTGAAGGGAACTTCAAGGTCGAGGAGGACTTCGCGGTCTCGAAGGACGGGACGAGGGTTCACTACTTCCTTGTGAAGGGCGAGAGGAACGAGAAGAAGGCGTGGGTCTTCGGCTACGGCGGCTTCAACATAGCCCTAACCCCGAGGTTCTTCCCGCAGGCGATACCTTTCATAAAGCGCGGCGGAACCTTCGCGATGGCCAACCTCCGCGGCGGTTCCGAGTACGGCGAGGAGTGGCACCGCGCCGGAATGAGGGAGAACAAGCAGAACGTCTTCGACGATTTCATAGCGGTTCTCGGCAAGCTGAAGGCAGAAGGCTATAGAGTTGCCGCGTGGGGCAGGAGTAACGGAGGCCTTTTGGTCTCGACAACGCTCACCCAGAGGCAGGACGTGATGGATGCAGCGCTGATAGGTTATCCCGTCATAGATATGATGCGCTTCCACAAGCTATACATCGGCAGCGTGTGGGTTCCCGAATACGGAAACCCCGACGACCCGAAGGACAGGGAGTTTCTCCTAAGATACAGCCCGTACCACAACGTGAAGCCGGCAAAATATCCGTCGACGCTCATCTATACCGGCCTCCACGACGACCGCGTACATCCTGCACACGCCCTTAAGTTCTTCAAACTGCTGAAGGAAGTAGGTGCCCCCGTCTACCTCCGCGTCGAGACCAAGAGCGGCCACATGGGGGCCTCACCAGAAACGAGGGCTAGGGAACTGACAGACCTGCTCGCGTTCGTGGTGAAAACGCTTTCCTGA
- a CDS encoding adenylosuccinate synthetase: protein MPSYIVVGGQWGDEGKGSVIAYLALKDEPEIIARGGVGTNAGHSVFIEGKKYAVRQLPTAFIQTKARLLVGAGVLVDPGVFFHELQHLRDFNVAERVGIDYRCSIIEDEHKKLDRSNSHLHDKIGTTGSGCGPANADRVMRRARLARDVPELEPYLTDVAQEVNDALDDGKLVLVEGTQGFGLSLYYGTYPYVTSKDTTASAIASDVGIGPTRVDDVIVVFKSFPTRVGEGPFPTEMSQEEAEKLGLVEYGTVTGRRRRVGRFDFEFARYSARLNGATMIALTMLDKYDKDAFGVTDYDKLPRKAREFVEEIEERVGVSVGLIKTGPELEHIIDRRENI from the coding sequence ATGCCGAGCTACATCGTTGTTGGCGGTCAATGGGGAGACGAGGGCAAGGGCTCTGTTATCGCCTACCTTGCCCTGAAGGACGAACCTGAAATCATAGCTCGCGGCGGCGTTGGAACGAACGCGGGCCACAGCGTTTTTATCGAAGGCAAGAAGTACGCGGTGAGACAGCTGCCGACGGCGTTCATCCAGACGAAGGCCCGGCTTCTCGTGGGTGCGGGCGTTCTGGTTGACCCGGGGGTGTTCTTCCACGAGCTCCAGCACCTCAGGGACTTCAACGTCGCCGAGAGAGTTGGCATAGACTACCGCTGTTCCATAATCGAGGACGAGCACAAGAAGCTCGACAGGAGCAACAGCCACCTCCACGACAAGATAGGGACCACAGGAAGCGGCTGCGGGCCAGCTAATGCTGACAGGGTCATGAGGAGGGCGAGACTTGCAAGGGACGTTCCCGAGCTTGAGCCATACCTGACGGATGTGGCTCAGGAGGTCAACGATGCCCTGGATGACGGAAAGCTCGTACTCGTCGAGGGGACGCAGGGCTTTGGGCTGAGCCTCTACTACGGAACCTACCCCTACGTCACCTCGAAGGACACGACCGCTTCGGCCATAGCGAGCGACGTGGGAATAGGCCCGACGAGGGTTGACGACGTCATAGTCGTGTTCAAGAGCTTCCCGACGAGGGTTGGGGAAGGGCCGTTCCCGACCGAGATGAGCCAGGAGGAGGCGGAAAAGCTTGGCCTCGTCGAGTACGGAACCGTCACGGGAAGGCGGAGGAGGGTCGGCCGGTTCGACTTCGAGTTCGCCCGCTACTCCGCGAGGCTCAACGGCGCGACGATGATAGCCCTTACGATGCTCGACAAGTATGATAAGGATGCCTTCGGCGTCACCGACTACGACAAACTACCGAGGAAGGCCAGGGAGTTCGTGGAAGAAATAGAAGAGCGCGTCGGCGTCTCGGTCGGGCTCATAAAGACCGGGCCCGAGCTGGAGCACATAATAGACAGAAGGGAAAACATCTAG
- a CDS encoding alpha/beta hydrolase — MEVHKASFGEPRLGWVVLVHGLGEHSGRYGRLINELNDAGFAVYTFDWPGHGKSPGKRGHTSVEEAMEIIDGIIDEISEKPFLFGHSLGGLTVIRYAETRPERIRGVAASSPALAKSPETSGFMVALAKFLGKIAPGIVLSNGLKPELLSRNTEAVKRYVEDPLVHDRISAKLGRSIFENMELAHEEAGRIKVPVLLIVGTADVITPPEGSRRLLEELTVGDKAIREFEGAYHEIFEDPEWADEFYGTIVEWMVEHARG; from the coding sequence ATGGAAGTCCACAAAGCCAGCTTCGGCGAACCCAGACTCGGCTGGGTCGTTCTCGTCCACGGCCTGGGCGAGCACAGCGGAAGGTACGGGAGGCTGATTAATGAACTCAACGATGCGGGTTTTGCCGTCTACACCTTCGACTGGCCCGGCCACGGGAAGAGCCCAGGCAAGAGGGGACATACAAGCGTTGAAGAAGCTATGGAGATAATCGACGGCATTATAGATGAGATCAGCGAAAAGCCATTCCTCTTTGGCCACAGTCTCGGCGGTCTGACGGTTATACGCTACGCCGAGACGAGACCCGAGAGGATACGGGGCGTGGCGGCGTCCTCGCCGGCGCTCGCCAAGAGCCCAGAAACGTCCGGGTTTATGGTGGCCCTTGCGAAGTTCCTCGGGAAAATTGCCCCTGGGATAGTCCTCTCCAACGGGCTGAAGCCGGAGCTGCTTTCCAGGAACACCGAGGCAGTGAAGCGCTACGTTGAAGACCCCCTCGTTCACGACAGGATTTCCGCAAAACTCGGGAGGAGCATCTTCGAGAACATGGAGCTAGCCCATGAGGAGGCGGGAAGGATAAAAGTTCCCGTGCTGCTAATCGTCGGCACGGCGGACGTGATAACACCACCCGAGGGTTCGAGGAGACTTCTAGAAGAGCTCACAGTGGGGGACAAGGCAATTAGGGAATTCGAAGGAGCCTACCACGAGATATTCGAGGACCCGGAGTGGGCGGACGAGTTTTATGGGACGATTGTCGAGTGGATGGTGGAGCATGCAAGGGGGTAG
- a CDS encoding iron-sulfur cluster assembly protein: MRSEEVLQLLRNVKNPFTGMDIVSEGLVTRVVVEEDTTTIYVAFARSTPATPFSMAVNWPLQARIIRDMVNVLGSELGYFEIVDDTTLQRYYPIEEV; encoded by the coding sequence TTGAGGAGTGAGGAGGTACTCCAGCTGCTCAGAAACGTGAAAAATCCCTTCACCGGGATGGACATAGTCAGCGAGGGCCTCGTGACCAGGGTGGTCGTTGAGGAAGACACGACGACGATATACGTCGCCTTCGCGAGGAGCACCCCCGCGACCCCATTTTCAATGGCCGTTAACTGGCCCCTACAGGCGAGGATAATCAGGGACATGGTAAACGTTTTAGGGAGTGAACTGGGATACTTTGAGATAGTTGATGACACGACGTTGCAGCGGTACTACCCGATTGAGGAGGTCTAA
- a CDS encoding ArsA family ATPase, whose protein sequence is MREFLLPKKGFRTVFVIGKGGVGKTTTSAALAVALSKKGYKTLIVSLDPAHNLGDVFMVKLNDKPKKLADNLYASELDMEKLIRDYLKHLEKNLKHMYRYLTVINLEKYFEVLSFSPGIEEYATLEAVREILARGDEWDVIVFDTPPTGLTLRVLALPRISLIWADKLIEIRRKILDRRRAIAKIQGEQKFVVDGEEFTLPKDEEEDAVMKELKAYRKEVEFVEKVITDPERTSVIAVMNPEMLPLYETERARESLKKFKVPFNLIVVNKVITLKEEIPELKVKLEAQEKVLSEIGRKFKGVEVIRVPMFAEEPRGMKWLERLGGLVLEE, encoded by the coding sequence ATGAGGGAGTTCCTCCTTCCGAAGAAAGGCTTCAGAACCGTGTTCGTTATAGGCAAAGGCGGTGTTGGGAAAACCACCACGAGCGCCGCCCTGGCCGTGGCACTATCGAAGAAAGGCTACAAGACTCTCATAGTCTCACTCGACCCGGCGCACAACCTCGGCGACGTCTTCATGGTCAAGCTCAATGACAAACCGAAGAAGCTCGCCGATAACCTCTACGCCAGTGAGCTGGACATGGAGAAGCTCATCCGGGACTACCTCAAGCACCTTGAGAAGAACCTCAAACACATGTACCGCTACCTGACCGTCATAAATCTGGAGAAGTACTTCGAGGTGCTCAGCTTCTCGCCCGGCATAGAGGAGTACGCGACGCTTGAGGCCGTAAGGGAGATACTGGCCAGAGGAGACGAATGGGACGTTATAGTCTTCGACACGCCGCCGACGGGGCTCACACTCCGCGTCCTGGCTTTGCCGAGAATCTCGCTCATTTGGGCCGACAAGCTGATCGAGATAAGGCGCAAGATACTCGACAGGAGACGCGCCATAGCGAAGATACAGGGAGAGCAGAAGTTCGTCGTTGACGGCGAGGAGTTCACGCTGCCGAAGGACGAAGAGGAAGACGCGGTTATGAAGGAGCTCAAGGCGTACAGGAAGGAAGTTGAGTTCGTCGAGAAGGTCATCACCGACCCCGAGAGGACGAGCGTCATAGCGGTTATGAATCCGGAGATGCTCCCGCTCTACGAGACGGAGAGGGCCCGCGAGAGCCTGAAGAAGTTCAAGGTGCCGTTCAACCTGATAGTCGTCAACAAGGTCATAACGCTGAAGGAGGAGATTCCCGAGCTGAAGGTCAAGCTCGAAGCCCAGGAGAAGGTTCTCTCGGAGATAGGGAGGAAGTTCAAGGGTGTGGAGGTCATCAGGGTACCCATGTTCGCAGAGGAGCCGAGGGGCATGAAGTGGCTCGAAAGGCTTGGAGGTCTAGTCCTTGAGGAGTGA
- a CDS encoding carbon starvation protein A, translated as MNSAVIILVAAAIYVGLYLTYGRSLQSKVVRADPNRPTPAHKLYDGVDYVPAHPMVLYGHHFASIAGAGPIVGPAVAMAWGWLPGLLWVWFGNVFIGAVHDYLSLMSSVRYDGKSVQWIAGKLMSRRTSMAFELYVWFALVLVIAAFAAVIAGIFIGTPEAATASLLFLGVAVILGWLLYKVQIDFKLGTIIGLVLLVIAIWLGFQFPLEASKQTWYIVLGLYIIIASSLPVWILLQPRDYLNAYILWFGLILGGLAFIVVGIKGGGTFTAPAFTTWSANVVGGQPSPFWPTIPLVIACGALSGFHSIVGSGTTSKQLDNELHGLMVGYGGMFTEGFLSTIVIASIAIYGLQVFQNMNIPVDYNNWGSQYAIQVVKHGIKVGIFAKSYAYGLEDAFGIPFKTGAVFASLWVSAFALTTLDTATRLGRFAWQEIMEMVHGPEVLKNKWIASIILVAFGIYMAWGGSWLIIWPAFSGMNQMLASIAMMTASLWVAKVQRPAGAWKWAVVIPALFLWVTVTAALVWFLVVIRPGFWVSLITVVGLLLNLLLVFDWYGAWKRPAEEYAAA; from the coding sequence ATGAACTCTGCTGTAATAATCCTGGTAGCAGCGGCGATATACGTTGGACTGTACCTTACCTACGGCAGAAGTCTCCAGAGCAAGGTCGTCAGGGCCGACCCCAACAGACCAACGCCTGCCCACAAGCTCTACGACGGTGTTGACTACGTTCCAGCGCATCCGATGGTTCTCTACGGACACCACTTCGCTTCAATAGCCGGAGCTGGGCCGATAGTCGGTCCGGCCGTGGCGATGGCATGGGGATGGCTGCCCGGACTCCTGTGGGTCTGGTTCGGCAACGTCTTCATAGGCGCCGTCCACGACTATCTATCACTGATGTCATCGGTTCGCTACGATGGTAAGTCCGTCCAGTGGATCGCAGGAAAGCTCATGAGCAGGAGGACGAGCATGGCCTTCGAGCTCTACGTCTGGTTTGCGCTCGTGCTCGTCATAGCGGCATTCGCGGCGGTTATAGCGGGAATATTCATTGGCACTCCTGAGGCAGCAACCGCTTCTCTGCTCTTCCTCGGTGTAGCCGTGATCCTTGGATGGCTGCTCTACAAGGTGCAGATAGACTTCAAGCTCGGAACAATAATCGGCCTAGTGCTCCTCGTCATCGCAATATGGCTTGGCTTCCAGTTCCCGCTTGAGGCCAGCAAGCAGACCTGGTACATAGTCCTCGGACTCTACATCATAATTGCCTCTTCGCTTCCGGTGTGGATACTGCTCCAGCCGAGGGACTACCTCAACGCCTACATCCTCTGGTTCGGCCTCATACTCGGCGGCCTGGCCTTCATAGTCGTCGGAATCAAGGGCGGCGGAACCTTCACGGCCCCGGCGTTCACCACATGGTCTGCCAACGTCGTCGGCGGACAGCCGTCGCCGTTCTGGCCGACGATACCGCTGGTTATCGCCTGTGGAGCGCTGAGCGGATTCCACTCCATCGTCGGTTCTGGAACAACGAGCAAGCAGCTCGACAACGAACTCCACGGCCTGATGGTCGGCTACGGCGGCATGTTCACCGAAGGCTTCCTTTCAACCATCGTCATAGCCTCGATAGCCATCTACGGTCTCCAAGTCTTCCAGAACATGAACATCCCCGTTGACTACAACAACTGGGGAAGCCAGTACGCCATCCAGGTCGTCAAGCACGGAATAAAGGTCGGAATCTTTGCCAAGAGCTACGCCTACGGCCTCGAAGACGCCTTCGGAATACCCTTCAAGACGGGAGCGGTCTTCGCCAGCCTCTGGGTCTCGGCCTTCGCTTTGACGACCCTCGACACGGCGACGAGGCTCGGAAGGTTCGCCTGGCAGGAGATTATGGAGATGGTACACGGGCCGGAGGTGCTCAAGAACAAGTGGATCGCCTCAATAATCCTCGTCGCCTTCGGTATCTACATGGCCTGGGGCGGCAGCTGGCTCATCATCTGGCCGGCCTTCAGCGGCATGAACCAGATGCTCGCGAGCATCGCAATGATGACGGCATCGCTGTGGGTTGCCAAGGTGCAGAGGCCAGCGGGAGCCTGGAAGTGGGCGGTCGTTATTCCGGCACTGTTTCTGTGGGTCACCGTCACGGCCGCGCTCGTCTGGTTCCTAGTTGTCATCAGGCCAGGGTTCTGGGTCAGCCTCATCACCGTCGTCGGCCTGCTCCTCAACCTGCTCCTGGTCTTCGACTGGTACGGGGCCTGGAAGAGGCCGGCAGAGGAGTACGCGGCTGCATGA